A stretch of the Bacteroidales bacterium genome encodes the following:
- a CDS encoding lactoylglutathione lyase yields MNHIKLIETILYVNNQEESCKFYQKIFRKDPDLNVPGMTEFILSGSCKIGLMPNKGIAKILGDKTPHPNTGNGIPRCELYFYVESIQLEFDNATKCEAKLVSPIIDRDWGDRVCYFSDPDGHIIAFAERIK; encoded by the coding sequence ATAAACCATATTAAACTAATCGAAACAATTCTTTACGTAAATAATCAGGAAGAAAGTTGCAAATTTTATCAAAAAATATTTCGTAAAGACCCCGATTTGAATGTCCCCGGAATGACCGAATTTATTCTATCGGGCAGCTGTAAAATTGGGCTAATGCCCAACAAAGGCATCGCCAAAATATTGGGCGATAAAACCCCGCATCCCAATACTGGCAATGGAATCCCACGTTGCGAACTCTACTTTTATGTTGAAAGCATCCAACTGGAATTTGATAATGCAACCAAATGCGAAGCAAAATTGGTAAGCCCAATTATCGATCGCGATTGGGGCGATAGGGTTTGCTACTTCTCCGATCCCGATGGGCATATTATAGCATTTGCCGAGAGAATCAAATAA
- a CDS encoding rhomboid family intramembrane serine protease, producing the protein MAFGLSPKHIQEISLDNLSPEHFLIIAIETSKKLNWNIGFISENGFIAYTKMSMSSFSEEVKIKIQDNKAFLKSECTGSQMVDWGKNKENISKFISSFNENKNAFLPEELNQKFEELKPNFVPKEDDILNQAPPTTKEKISGILSIFKPSQGYFITPILINLNIAIFILMAIRGVNIFLPDNESLITWGANFRPVTLDGEWWRLITNCFLHIGIFHLLMNMYALLYIGLLLEPHLGKTRFIAAYLLTGLVASVTSLWWHDLTISAGASGAIFGLYGVFLAMLTTNLIEKSARNALLTSIAIFVGYNLLNGLKGGIDNAAHIGGLISGIVIGYSFIPSLKRSDDLKLKYTLVAILSVVIIFSSTLVYKNITSYDFGKYDARMKEFIAYESMALEMFKMPENTTDEKLLKEIKTRSLYFWNESIKLINEVEKLNLPSTIHDKNKKLLQYCDLRVKTCDLYCKAIEENTDAYGVQIEDINKQIDTVIKKLKGEK; encoded by the coding sequence ATGGCATTTGGACTTTCACCGAAACACATTCAAGAAATTTCTCTTGATAACCTTTCGCCCGAGCATTTTTTAATTATTGCAATTGAAACATCTAAAAAACTCAATTGGAATATTGGATTTATAAGTGAGAATGGATTTATAGCTTATACAAAAATGTCGATGAGTTCATTTAGCGAAGAGGTGAAAATTAAAATACAAGATAATAAAGCTTTTCTAAAAAGTGAATGCACAGGAAGTCAAATGGTTGACTGGGGGAAAAACAAGGAGAATATTTCTAAATTTATTTCTTCATTCAATGAAAATAAAAACGCTTTTTTACCCGAAGAATTAAACCAAAAATTCGAAGAGCTTAAACCAAACTTTGTTCCAAAGGAAGATGATATTTTAAATCAAGCACCACCAACAACAAAAGAAAAAATATCTGGAATTCTATCGATTTTTAAACCTTCACAAGGCTATTTTATTACGCCTATATTAATAAACTTAAATATTGCAATTTTTATCCTAATGGCTATTAGGGGTGTCAATATTTTTCTTCCCGATAATGAAAGCCTGATTACTTGGGGCGCAAATTTTCGACCCGTAACATTAGATGGTGAATGGTGGCGTTTAATCACAAACTGTTTTCTACACATTGGCATTTTTCATCTACTAATGAATATGTATGCTTTGCTATACATTGGTTTGCTTTTAGAGCCGCATTTGGGCAAAACAAGGTTTATTGCAGCATACTTACTTACAGGTTTAGTAGCCAGTGTAACAAGCTTATGGTGGCATGATTTAACAATAAGTGCTGGAGCCTCAGGAGCAATCTTTGGGTTGTATGGGGTTTTTCTCGCTATGTTAACAACAAATTTAATTGAGAAATCGGCACGGAATGCCTTATTAACAAGTATTGCAATTTTTGTTGGATACAATTTGCTTAATGGATTGAAGGGAGGAATTGATAATGCTGCTCATATAGGTGGACTTATTTCTGGAATTGTTATTGGTTATTCCTTTATCCCAAGTTTAAAAAGAAGTGATGACCTAAAATTAAAATATACACTTGTTGCAATTCTTTCTGTCGTTATTATATTCTCATCAACATTAGTTTATAAAAATATTACTAGTTATGATTTTGGAAAATATGATGCTAGAATGAAAGAATTTATTGCTTATGAATCCATGGCTTTAGAAATGTTTAAAATGCCTGAGAACACAACTGATGAAAAACTACTAAAAGAAATTAAAACAAGAAGCCTTTATTTTTGGAACGAAAGTATTAAACTTATTAACGAGGTGGAGAAATTAAATTTGCCAAGCACAATTCATGATAAGAATAAAAAGTTATTACAATATTGCGATTTAAGAGTTAAAACATGCGATTTGTATTGCAAAGCAATTGAGGAAAATACTGATGCCTATGGAGTTCAAATTGAGGATATAAACAAGCAAATCGATACAGTTATTAAGAAGTTGAAAGGGGAAAAGTAA